One part of the Symphalangus syndactylus isolate Jambi chromosome 1, NHGRI_mSymSyn1-v2.1_pri, whole genome shotgun sequence genome encodes these proteins:
- the MC5R gene encoding melanocortin receptor 5 has protein sequence MNSSFHLHFLDLNLNATDGNLSGPSVQNKSSPREDMGIAVEVFLTLGVISLLENILVIGAIVKNKNLHSPMYFFVCSLAVADMLVSMSSAWETITIYLLNNKHLVIADAFVRHIDHVFESMTYISVVASMCSLLAIAVDRYVTIFHALRYHHIMTARRSGVIIAGIWAFCTGCVIIFIPYSESTYVILCLISMFFTMLFLLVSLYIHMFLLARTHIKQIAALPGASSARQRTRMQGTVTVTMLLGVFIVCWAPFFLHLILMLSCPQNLYCSCFMSHFNMYLILIMCNSVMDPLIYAFRSRKMRKTFKEIICCRGFRIACSFPRRD, from the coding sequence ATGAATTCCTCATTTCACCTGCATTTCTTGGATCTCAACCTGAATGCCACAGACGGCAACCTTTCGGGACCCAGTGTCCAAAACAAGTCTTCACCACGTGAAGACATGGGCATCGCTGTGGAGGTGTTTCTCACTCTGGGTGTCATCAGCCTCTTGGAGAACATCTTGGTCATAGGGGCCATAGTGAAGAACAAAAACCTACActcccccatgtacttcttcgtGTGCAGCCTGGCAGTGGCCGACATGCTGGTGAGCATGTCCAGTGCCTGGGAGACCATCACCATCTACCTACTCAACAACAAGCACCTAGTGATAGCAGACGCCTTTGTGCGCCACATTGACCATGTGTTTGAGTCCATGACCTACATTTCCGTGGTGGCGTCCATGTGTAGCTTGCTGGCCATTGCAGTGGATAGGTACGTCACCATCTTCCACGCCCTGCGCTACCACCACATCATGACGGCGAGGCGCTCAGGGGTCATCATCGCCGGCATCTGGGCTTTCTGCACGGGCTGCGTCATCATCTTCATCCCGTACTCTGAATCCACCTACGTCATCCTGTGCCTCATCTCCATGTTCTTCACTATGCTGTTCCTCCTGGTGTCTCTGTACATACACATGTTCCTCCTGGCGCGGACTCACATCAAGCAGATCGCGGCTCTGCCCGGGGCCAGCTCTGCGCGGCAGAGGACCAGGATGCAGGGCACGGTCACCGTCACCATGCTGCTGGGCGTGTTTATCGTGTGCTGGGCCCCGTTCTTCCTCCATCTCATTTTAATGCTTTCTTGCCCTCAGAACCTCTACTGCTCTTGCTTCATGTCTCACTTCAATATGTACCTCATACTCATCATGTGTAATTCCGTGATGGACCCTCTCATATATGCCTTCCGCAGCCGAAAGATGCGGAAGACCTTTAAGGAGATTATTTGTTGCCGTGGTTTCAGAATCGCCTGCAGCTTTCCCAGAAGGGATTAA